Proteins encoded within one genomic window of Bradyrhizobium sp. 186:
- a CDS encoding MmgE/PrpD family protein, with amino-acid sequence MPSRRHFLQSAGSIAALAATGGRAALAAGPGVTERLARYMVAARDQELPAQVLLECKHRILDTLGAMVSGSRMRPGEMALKYVRTLGGDAQASVVGSDFRTTAVNAALANAMCAHADETDDFEPVTKAHPGSAVVPAALALGEREHRSGQDVIRAVALGYDLTCRLLMALGPDLVRGSHRSAEGTSSTFGALGAAASLAQLDETGMRYAISYSAQQVSGLWSWVKDKDHIEKAFDFAGMGARNGVMAVDMVKNGLTGVDDVLDGTHNLFIALSSDPKPEEMVKDLGSRFYVTETAIKTFSVGYPIQSPLDATLTLRKQHGLTPDNVRSILVKLPTDAMGIVGESAMPDVNCQHLVAVALVKGAVSFNDSHDVALMHDPKILEQRVKVTLAGDRALMDPAAPRGAVVEVTLTDGKKVEHFTKYPPGTKENPLSTEAVAAKTRDLIAPVLGRDRAEKLIEQVRNLERLDDVGKLGPLLTA; translated from the coding sequence ATGCCGTCACGCCGCCATTTCCTGCAATCCGCCGGCTCGATCGCCGCCCTGGCCGCGACCGGTGGCCGCGCGGCCCTGGCGGCGGGCCCGGGCGTGACGGAGCGGCTCGCCCGCTACATGGTCGCCGCGCGCGACCAGGAGCTGCCGGCGCAGGTCCTGCTCGAATGCAAGCATCGCATTCTCGATACGCTCGGAGCGATGGTGTCTGGCTCGCGCATGCGGCCGGGCGAGATGGCGCTGAAATATGTTCGCACGCTCGGCGGCGACGCGCAGGCCTCCGTGGTCGGCTCCGATTTCCGGACCACGGCGGTCAACGCGGCGCTGGCCAATGCCATGTGCGCCCATGCCGACGAGACCGATGATTTCGAGCCCGTCACCAAGGCGCATCCGGGGTCCGCGGTCGTACCGGCCGCGCTCGCCCTCGGCGAACGGGAGCATCGCAGCGGCCAGGACGTCATTCGCGCCGTCGCGCTCGGCTACGATTTGACCTGTCGCCTGCTGATGGCGCTGGGCCCAGATCTCGTGCGCGGCTCGCATCGGAGCGCCGAGGGAACGTCGTCGACATTCGGTGCGCTCGGCGCCGCCGCCTCGCTGGCGCAGCTCGACGAGACCGGGATGCGTTATGCGATCTCCTATTCGGCGCAGCAGGTGTCCGGCCTCTGGAGCTGGGTCAAGGACAAGGACCATATCGAGAAGGCGTTCGATTTCGCCGGCATGGGCGCCCGCAACGGCGTGATGGCCGTCGACATGGTGAAGAACGGCCTGACCGGCGTCGACGATGTGCTCGACGGCACGCATAATCTCTTCATCGCGCTGTCGTCCGATCCGAAGCCCGAGGAGATGGTGAAGGATCTCGGCAGCCGCTTCTACGTCACGGAGACGGCGATCAAGACCTTTTCGGTCGGCTATCCCATCCAGTCGCCGCTGGATGCGACCCTGACGCTGCGCAAGCAGCATGGCCTGACCCCCGACAACGTGCGCAGCATCCTGGTCAAGCTTCCGACCGACGCGATGGGGATCGTGGGCGAGAGCGCGATGCCCGACGTCAACTGCCAGCACCTTGTCGCGGTCGCGCTGGTCAAGGGGGCCGTTTCGTTCAACGACAGCCACGATGTCGCGCTGATGCACGATCCCAAGATACTCGAACAGCGCGTCAAGGTGACGCTGGCCGGCGACAGGGCGCTGATGGATCCGGCTGCGCCGCGTGGCGCTGTCGTCGAGGTGACATTGACCGATGGCAAGAAGGTGGAGCACTTCACGAAGTATCCGCCGGGCACCAAGGAAAACCCGCTGAGCACGGAAGCGGTGGCGGCGAAGACGCGGGACCTGATTGCGCCGGTGCTGGGCCGCGACAGGGCCGAGAAGCTGATCGAGCAAGTCCGCAATCTCGAACGGCTTGACGACGTCGGAAAGTTAGGGCCATTGCTGACCGCGTGA
- a CDS encoding tripartite tricarboxylate transporter substrate binding protein — translation MRGILRRSFLAACAAVLFCGAAVAQDYPSRPVKIIVPFPAGGSNDIITRIVAQKLAERCGQTFIVENRGGAGGNIGAETVASAEADGYTLLLTAPPPLTINGSLYKTLPFDPARAFAPVALIASVPIILVVNPSVPAKNVGELIALAKAKPGSLNFGSSGIGSTNHLAGELLKSTAGIDIVHVPYRGAAPAMNDLLAGQIPFMFDNIPAVLPQVQGKAINAIAVAGAKRADALPDVPTVAETVPGFEASSWFGLVAPGKTPAPALAKLRSELEVILKMPDVKKRLAELGAEPGTVFGEAFGQFLAEETTKWGKIIQASGATVD, via the coding sequence ATGCGCGGGATATTGCGCCGCTCCTTTCTTGCCGCCTGCGCGGCTGTTCTGTTCTGCGGCGCCGCGGTAGCGCAGGACTATCCCTCCCGTCCGGTCAAGATCATCGTGCCGTTCCCGGCCGGGGGCTCCAACGACATCATCACCCGCATCGTCGCGCAGAAGCTGGCCGAACGGTGCGGGCAGACCTTCATCGTGGAAAATCGCGGCGGCGCCGGCGGCAATATCGGCGCCGAGACGGTCGCGAGCGCGGAAGCTGACGGCTACACGCTGCTGCTGACCGCGCCGCCGCCGCTGACCATCAACGGCTCCCTCTACAAGACGCTGCCGTTCGATCCGGCCAGGGCGTTCGCGCCGGTGGCGCTGATCGCGTCGGTGCCGATCATCCTGGTCGTGAATCCGTCGGTGCCCGCGAAGAACGTGGGCGAGCTGATCGCACTGGCCAAAGCCAAACCCGGCTCGCTGAATTTCGGCTCGTCCGGCATCGGTTCGACCAACCACCTTGCGGGCGAGCTGCTCAAGAGCACGGCCGGCATCGATATCGTCCATGTTCCTTATCGCGGCGCGGCGCCGGCGATGAACGACCTGCTTGCCGGGCAGATCCCTTTCATGTTCGACAACATTCCCGCGGTGCTGCCCCAGGTTCAAGGCAAGGCGATCAATGCGATCGCGGTCGCCGGTGCGAAGCGCGCAGACGCCTTGCCGGATGTGCCAACGGTCGCCGAGACCGTTCCCGGTTTCGAGGCCTCGTCCTGGTTCGGGCTGGTGGCGCCGGGCAAGACACCCGCGCCTGCGCTTGCGAAGCTGCGCAGCGAGCTCGAGGTCATCCTGAAGATGCCTGACGTCAAGAAGAGGCTCGCCGAGCTTGGCGCCGAGCCCGGCACCGTATTCGGCGAGGCTTTCGGCCAGTTCCTTGCCGAGGAGACGACGAAGTGGGGCAAGATCATTCAGGCCTCGGGCGCCACGGTAGACTAG
- a CDS encoding SDR family NAD(P)-dependent oxidoreductase produces the protein MDLNLGGKVAVVTGGSIGIGRAIAAELAREQAHVVIVARDAERLAAAAQEMSRETGRRVIACAGDMTKPDDIERAMNAARETFGRIDILVNNAGASPMGRITETPDATWAKSIELKLLGYVRCARSVLPAMRDRRWGRVINIIGRSGHQPRAAYMAGGAVNAALLNFTLALAEECAPDNVLVTGVNPGPVQTDRWDSLVSQGATIAGQDRGTANAAAIASVPLGRVGQPHEVSGLVAFLCSDRASFITGTCINVDGGGTRCI, from the coding sequence ATGGATTTGAATCTGGGCGGCAAGGTTGCCGTCGTCACCGGCGGCAGCATCGGCATCGGACGGGCGATTGCCGCCGAACTCGCGCGCGAGCAGGCGCATGTCGTGATCGTCGCGCGCGACGCCGAACGGCTTGCGGCAGCCGCGCAGGAGATGTCGCGCGAGACCGGCCGGCGCGTGATCGCCTGCGCCGGCGACATGACCAAGCCCGACGATATCGAACGGGCAATGAACGCCGCGCGCGAGACCTTCGGTCGCATCGATATCCTCGTCAACAATGCCGGGGCGTCGCCCATGGGCCGGATCACCGAGACGCCCGATGCGACCTGGGCCAAATCGATTGAACTGAAGCTGCTCGGCTATGTGCGCTGCGCGCGCAGCGTCTTGCCGGCGATGCGCGATCGCCGCTGGGGCCGCGTCATCAACATCATCGGCCGCAGCGGCCATCAGCCGCGCGCGGCGTATATGGCTGGCGGCGCGGTCAACGCGGCGCTGCTCAACTTCACCTTGGCGCTTGCGGAGGAGTGCGCGCCCGACAATGTGCTCGTCACTGGCGTCAATCCCGGGCCGGTGCAGACCGACCGTTGGGACAGCCTGGTCTCGCAGGGCGCGACCATTGCGGGCCAGGACCGCGGGACGGCAAACGCCGCGGCGATCGCCTCGGTGCCGCTCGGGCGTGTCGGGCAGCCGCACGAAGTGTCCGGCCTTGTTGCCTTCCTCTGTTCAGACCGCGCGTCTTTCATTACTGGAACCTGCATCAATGTCGATGGCGGTGGGACGAGGTGTATCTAA
- a CDS encoding alpha/beta hydrolase, whose protein sequence is MASELRKIGVSDDCELAVRIDDYLLPWDIKPPVVMLHGLAESGEAFRRWVPYFATHHLVVRPDLRGYGDSTPMQGDYVYRFAGLGDDVIRLLDALKLDRVFLVGGKIGGTLAMHLAANYPDRVIALAAVGAPASLTSFSERAPTWRKQIREQGVEAWVRETTTGRLGSSLPLAVLDWWIRLMSKTQASTLEAFLKMVPTVDVIPELPRIKRPTLVITTTGSGLGSVDSVKAWQETIPGSTLEVLPGDSYHVAATDPDVCARLVRTFFDRLKT, encoded by the coding sequence ATGGCTAGCGAACTGCGGAAGATCGGTGTCAGCGACGATTGCGAGCTTGCGGTTCGCATCGACGACTATCTGTTGCCATGGGACATCAAGCCGCCGGTCGTGATGCTGCACGGGCTCGCCGAAAGCGGCGAAGCGTTCCGGCGCTGGGTGCCGTATTTCGCTACGCATCATCTCGTGGTACGCCCTGATTTGCGCGGCTATGGCGATTCGACGCCAATGCAGGGCGATTACGTCTATCGCTTCGCCGGCCTGGGCGACGACGTCATCCGGCTGCTGGACGCGTTGAAGCTCGACCGCGTCTTCCTGGTCGGCGGCAAGATCGGCGGGACGCTGGCGATGCATCTGGCGGCAAACTATCCGGATCGCGTGATCGCGCTTGCCGCGGTCGGTGCGCCGGCTTCGCTCACCTCGTTCTCCGAGCGGGCACCGACCTGGCGCAAGCAGATTCGCGAGCAGGGCGTCGAGGCCTGGGTGCGCGAGACCACGACCGGCCGGCTCGGCTCGTCGCTGCCGCTGGCGGTGCTCGACTGGTGGATCAGGCTGATGTCGAAGACGCAGGCCTCGACGCTCGAGGCCTTCCTGAAGATGGTGCCGACGGTCGACGTCATACCCGAATTGCCGCGGATCAAGCGGCCGACGCTCGTCATCACCACGACCGGCTCGGGGCTCGGCAGCGTCGATTCGGTGAAGGCGTGGCAAGAGACGATTCCGGGCTCGACGCTCGAAGTGCTGCCCGGGGATTCCTATCACGTCGCCGCAACGGACCCCGACGTCTGCGCGAGGTTGGTCCGGACGTTCTTCGATCGGCTCAAAACATGA
- a CDS encoding carboxypeptidase-like regulatory domain-containing protein, whose product MSLKQILAGCLGATALLHAGATMAANVEISASDIGGQVISDKGAEAGVWVIAETKDLPTKYAKVVVTDDQGRFVIPDLPAANYKVWVRGYGLQDTAQQDARPGKALDFKAAAASLKEDAQNYPGMYWYSMLDIPKPEEFPGTGDKGNKMPETMKSQAQWVDTVKNMCQSCHALGTRGIREIPKVFTDGYDSHTAWAIRTQAGQAQEYMATVLASMGPEKVYDLFSKWTDRIAAGELPFDKPERPKGIERNVVYTMWDWAAPTRYQHDAISTDKRNPRLNANGLIYGSSEESSDLVPTLDPVKNIAGTIKHPYLDPNTPSSTDAPRGPSAYWGDEPIWDGHTSIHNVMMDELGRVWFTARLRPPANPDYCKQGSELPSAKMAPQATSLRQLSRFDPATGKWDLINTCFTTHHLYFDDDANQTLWTSSGGPGLGGGLVGWLNTKQYRETHDDVKSQGWTPLIIDTNGNGKRDAYVEHKDPVDPTKDKRIAASFYGIMPSPVDDTIWGQAMDRGFSRIDQPGYIVRVMPGPDPANTALSEVYQPPEGTFGPRGLDIGLDGVVWTVLSSGHLASFDRKLCKGPLNGPATADGKQCPEGWKTWRMPGPQFRGLDASGSANHAYYVWVDRYNTFGLGANVPIASANGSESLLALVNGQLVNLRNPYPLGFFTKNVDGRIDDPNTGWKGRGLWSTTGTRASFHGEGGKEASPKVYKVQMRPDPLAH is encoded by the coding sequence ATGAGCTTGAAGCAAATACTGGCCGGCTGTCTCGGCGCGACGGCGCTGTTGCATGCCGGCGCAACGATGGCGGCGAACGTCGAGATATCCGCGAGCGACATCGGCGGACAGGTGATCAGCGACAAGGGAGCCGAGGCCGGGGTCTGGGTGATCGCCGAGACGAAGGACCTGCCGACCAAATACGCGAAGGTGGTGGTGACCGACGATCAGGGCCGGTTCGTCATCCCGGATCTTCCCGCCGCCAACTACAAGGTCTGGGTACGCGGCTATGGCCTGCAGGACACGGCACAACAGGATGCCCGTCCCGGCAAGGCGCTGGACTTCAAGGCCGCCGCCGCCTCGCTCAAAGAAGACGCGCAGAACTATCCGGGCATGTATTGGTACTCCATGCTCGACATCCCCAAGCCCGAGGAATTTCCGGGCACTGGCGACAAGGGCAACAAGATGCCCGAGACCATGAAGTCGCAGGCCCAGTGGGTCGATACGGTCAAGAACATGTGCCAGTCCTGCCACGCGCTCGGGACGCGCGGAATTCGCGAGATCCCGAAGGTGTTCACCGACGGCTATGATTCCCACACCGCCTGGGCGATCCGCACCCAGGCCGGCCAGGCTCAGGAATACATGGCGACGGTGCTGGCCAGCATGGGCCCGGAGAAGGTCTACGACCTCTTCTCGAAATGGACCGATCGCATCGCGGCGGGCGAACTGCCTTTCGACAAGCCCGAGCGGCCCAAGGGCATCGAGCGCAATGTCGTTTACACGATGTGGGACTGGGCGGCACCGACGCGTTATCAGCACGATGCGATCTCGACCGACAAGCGCAATCCGCGCCTCAACGCCAACGGCCTGATCTACGGATCGTCGGAGGAGAGCTCCGATCTCGTGCCGACCCTCGACCCAGTGAAGAACATCGCGGGCACCATCAAGCATCCTTATCTCGATCCGAATACGCCGTCGTCGACCGACGCGCCGCGGGGCCCGTCGGCCTATTGGGGTGACGAGCCGATCTGGGATGGTCACACCAGCATTCACAACGTCATGATGGACGAGTTGGGCAGGGTCTGGTTCACCGCGCGCCTGCGCCCGCCCGCCAATCCGGACTATTGCAAGCAGGGCTCGGAGCTGCCGTCGGCAAAGATGGCGCCGCAGGCCACCTCGTTGCGCCAATTGTCGCGCTTCGATCCCGCGACAGGTAAGTGGGACCTGATCAACACCTGCTTCACGACCCATCACCTCTATTTCGACGATGATGCCAACCAGACACTGTGGACCAGCTCCGGCGGTCCCGGGCTCGGCGGCGGCCTGGTCGGCTGGCTCAACACGAAGCAGTACCGCGAGACCCACGACGACGTGAAATCGCAGGGCTGGACGCCATTGATCATCGACACCAACGGCAACGGCAAGCGCGACGCCTATGTCGAGCACAAGGACCCCGTCGATCCGACCAAGGATAAGCGCATCGCGGCATCCTTCTACGGCATCATGCCGAGCCCGGTCGACGACACGATCTGGGGCCAGGCGATGGATCGTGGCTTCTCGCGCATCGACCAGCCCGGCTACATCGTTCGCGTGATGCCCGGGCCGGATCCCGCAAACACCGCGCTGTCCGAAGTGTATCAGCCGCCAGAGGGCACGTTTGGTCCGCGCGGTCTCGACATTGGGCTTGATGGCGTAGTGTGGACGGTCTTGTCCAGCGGACATCTCGCGAGCTTCGACCGCAAGCTCTGCAAGGGGCCGCTGAACGGGCCGGCGACGGCGGACGGCAAGCAGTGTCCGGAAGGATGGAAGACCTGGCGCATGCCTGGACCGCAGTTCAGGGGGCTCGATGCCAGCGGCAGCGCCAACCACGCCTATTACGTCTGGGTGGACCGCTACAACACGTTCGGACTCGGCGCCAACGTGCCGATCGCGAGCGCCAACGGTAGCGAGTCGCTGCTCGCGCTGGTCAATGGCCAGTTGGTGAATCTGCGCAATCCGTATCCGCTCGGCTTCTTCACCAAGAACGTCGACGGCCGTATCGACGATCCCAATACGGGCTGGAAAGGTCGCGGGCTGTGGAGCACGACGGGAACACGTGCGAGCTTCCACGGGGAGGGTGGCAAGGAGGCCTCGCCCAAGGTCTACAAGGTGCAGATGCGGCCGGATCCATTGGCGCATTGA
- a CDS encoding fumarylacetoacetate hydrolase family protein: MTKTSRRDVLTAAAAMTAAGLADTAPAAAQAGPKPIFAVPMVSIPIVGETSVFQVRRIYCIGRNYAAHAIERGSDPNREPPFFFQKPTDAIQNVAVGEVADHPYPSLTKNYHHEVELVAALKSGGSNIPAEKALDHVYGYALGLDMTRRDLQNGMAAEKKPWEIGKSFDHAAVIGPIHPASKTGHFDKGAISLAINGTVKQNSDLSKMIWSVAEQIAKLSEAFELKAGDIIYSGTPENVGPVVKGDVLLCKLEGLPDMSIKIV; this comes from the coding sequence ATGACAAAGACCTCTCGACGTGACGTGCTCACTGCCGCAGCGGCAATGACCGCGGCGGGCCTCGCCGACACGGCACCGGCCGCGGCGCAGGCCGGGCCGAAGCCGATCTTCGCGGTGCCGATGGTTTCGATCCCGATCGTCGGCGAGACAAGCGTGTTCCAGGTACGCCGCATCTACTGCATCGGGCGCAACTACGCCGCGCACGCGATCGAGCGCGGCTCGGATCCGAACCGCGAGCCGCCGTTCTTCTTCCAGAAGCCGACCGATGCGATCCAGAACGTCGCAGTCGGCGAGGTCGCCGATCATCCCTATCCGTCGCTGACCAAGAACTATCATCACGAGGTCGAGCTGGTCGCCGCGCTGAAATCCGGCGGCAGCAACATCCCGGCCGAGAAGGCGCTGGACCATGTTTACGGCTACGCGCTCGGCCTCGACATGACGCGGCGCGATCTCCAGAACGGCATGGCCGCAGAGAAGAAGCCATGGGAGATCGGCAAGAGTTTTGACCACGCCGCGGTGATCGGCCCGATCCACCCGGCAAGCAAGACCGGTCATTTCGACAAGGGCGCCATTTCTCTGGCGATCAACGGGACCGTCAAGCAGAATTCGGATCTCAGCAAGATGATCTGGAGCGTGGCCGAGCAGATCGCAAAACTGTCGGAGGCCTTCGAGCTGAAGGCCGGCGACATCATCTATTCCGGCACGCCGGAAAATGTCGGACCGGTCGTGAAGGGTGACGTGCTGCTCTGCAAGCTTGAGGGCTTGCCGGATATGTCGATCAAGATCGTGTAA
- a CDS encoding transporter substrate-binding domain-containing protein, with product MSAGRLILEVLRHGLIATLGLVLVMIGALAVKAEGPSDIAPTGPLRVAVAVGPAASAFWTTRDPATGKPRGVTVELAKAAANKLHVPLQLVEYQSSDEIAAAGGKDLWDISFMPADVKREQFVDQGPAYVAYMSGYLVRAGSDIRSVADVDRAGLRVGCIEGTSTSRTVEKSLRQAKLTKFVKPEEAAELIGNGQLDALAMGMGALGDLSRKLPGTKVLDEVIQSTGVVVVVPKGKAVAKAWAAHFLDEAKADGTVRRALDSNGFTSDKVAP from the coding sequence TTGTCGGCGGGTCGTCTAATCCTGGAGGTGCTGCGGCACGGCTTGATCGCCACGTTGGGTTTGGTTCTCGTCATGATTGGTGCTCTCGCCGTGAAAGCCGAGGGGCCGAGCGACATCGCGCCAACGGGGCCGTTGCGCGTGGCGGTGGCCGTCGGCCCCGCCGCCTCGGCCTTCTGGACCACGCGCGATCCGGCGACGGGAAAGCCGCGCGGGGTCACCGTAGAGCTTGCCAAGGCCGCCGCGAACAAGCTGCACGTGCCGCTGCAACTCGTCGAATACCAGAGCTCTGACGAGATCGCCGCAGCCGGCGGCAAGGACCTCTGGGATATCTCCTTCATGCCGGCAGACGTCAAGCGCGAGCAGTTTGTCGACCAGGGGCCCGCCTACGTCGCATATATGAGTGGCTATCTCGTGCGCGCGGGCTCGGACATCCGCTCCGTTGCGGATGTCGATCGCGCCGGACTACGGGTCGGCTGCATCGAGGGGACATCGACGTCACGCACGGTCGAGAAGTCGCTGAGGCAGGCGAAGCTGACAAAGTTCGTGAAGCCGGAAGAGGCGGCCGAATTGATCGGCAACGGCCAGCTTGATGCGCTCGCGATGGGCATGGGGGCTTTGGGAGACCTTTCGCGAAAGCTGCCCGGAACCAAGGTGCTGGACGAGGTGATCCAGTCGACCGGCGTGGTCGTGGTTGTTCCCAAGGGCAAGGCCGTGGCGAAGGCTTGGGCCGCTCATTTCCTCGATGAGGCCAAGGCGGACGGCACGGTACGGCGCGCGCTCGACAGCAACGGATTCACCAGCGACAAGGTCGCGCCGTAG
- a CDS encoding IclR family transcriptional regulator yields MIVRQAANVLEIMEFFAQTRKPATLAEIADHFGWPRSSTFNLLATLSEKGYLYEPRPRAGFYPTPRWLAMARMISEVEPLPPWTHTLVADLSTETGETASIVAPAGVMAVFIDVVESQAAIRYFATIGHRVPIHATASGRALLLQYSPEERDSVYRKIEFKQYGPSTPISIEAVEAELRNSIQRGYCQSFGDYSRDLAGAAIPLPIGDRRLSVVVAGPEFRIGPKVNEVAALIARTVDRLRPKTTAA; encoded by the coding sequence ATGATCGTTCGCCAAGCCGCAAACGTCCTGGAGATCATGGAATTCTTCGCGCAAACGAGGAAGCCGGCGACGCTTGCGGAGATCGCCGATCATTTCGGCTGGCCGCGTTCGTCGACCTTCAACCTGCTCGCGACGCTGTCGGAGAAGGGCTACCTCTATGAGCCTCGCCCGCGCGCCGGCTTCTATCCGACGCCGCGCTGGCTCGCGATGGCGCGGATGATCTCGGAGGTCGAGCCGCTACCGCCGTGGACGCATACGCTGGTCGCCGATCTCTCCACCGAGACCGGCGAGACCGCCTCGATCGTGGCGCCGGCCGGCGTGATGGCCGTTTTCATCGACGTCGTCGAGTCCCAGGCCGCGATCCGCTATTTCGCCACCATCGGCCACCGTGTGCCGATCCATGCCACGGCAAGTGGCCGCGCGCTGCTGCTGCAATATTCGCCGGAAGAACGCGATTCCGTTTATCGCAAGATCGAGTTCAAGCAGTACGGCCCGTCGACGCCGATCAGCATCGAGGCGGTGGAAGCGGAGCTGCGCAATTCGATTCAGCGCGGCTATTGCCAGAGCTTCGGCGACTACAGCCGCGACCTTGCGGGGGCCGCGATCCCGCTGCCGATCGGCGACCGCCGGCTCTCAGTCGTCGTCGCCGGACCCGAATTCCGTATCGGGCCGAAGGTCAACGAAGTGGCCGCGCTGATCGCGCGGACGGTCGATCGGCTACGGCCGAAGACCACCGCGGCTTAG
- a CDS encoding CoA ester lyase, translating to MRSMLFVPGDSPRKFEKASEGNADALIIDLEDSVVTDKKAEARTLTLAMLKGRRGPHQLYVRVNALDTGMTLADLAAVMPGAPDGIVLPKSRGGDDVRQVATWLEAFEAAAGITVGATRIVCVATETAGSIFGLGTYKDSSPRLAGLMWGAEDLSASLGATEKASGGVFHSPYRLARDLCLMAAAAAEVAPIDTVYTDIDNLVGLEQETRAARRDGFSAKALIHPKHVDVVNAAFEPTEAERTWAEKVIAAFASNPNSGTLRLDGMMIDKPHLRAAKKILGQP from the coding sequence ATGCGCTCGATGCTGTTCGTGCCAGGCGATTCCCCGCGCAAATTCGAAAAGGCGAGCGAAGGCAACGCCGACGCGCTGATCATCGATCTCGAGGACTCCGTTGTCACCGATAAGAAGGCGGAGGCCCGCACGCTGACGCTCGCGATGCTGAAGGGCCGACGCGGTCCGCACCAGCTCTATGTGCGCGTCAATGCGCTCGACACCGGCATGACGCTCGCCGATCTGGCCGCAGTGATGCCCGGCGCGCCCGACGGCATCGTGCTACCGAAATCGCGCGGCGGCGACGACGTGCGGCAGGTCGCGACCTGGCTCGAAGCCTTCGAGGCGGCAGCAGGAATCACGGTCGGTGCGACGCGCATCGTCTGCGTCGCCACCGAAACCGCAGGCTCGATCTTCGGCCTCGGCACCTACAAGGACTCTTCCCCTCGCCTCGCCGGCCTGATGTGGGGCGCGGAAGACCTCTCGGCGTCGCTTGGCGCGACCGAAAAGGCGTCGGGCGGTGTGTTCCACAGCCCCTATCGCCTCGCGCGCGATCTCTGCCTGATGGCGGCCGCCGCAGCCGAGGTCGCGCCGATCGACACCGTCTATACCGACATCGACAATCTGGTGGGGCTCGAACAGGAAACGCGCGCGGCGCGACGTGATGGATTCTCCGCGAAGGCGCTGATCCATCCCAAGCACGTCGACGTCGTCAACGCCGCGTTCGAACCGACCGAGGCCGAGCGCACATGGGCGGAAAAAGTCATCGCGGCGTTCGCAAGTAATCCGAACTCCGGCACGCTACGCCTCGACGGCATGATGATCGACAAGCCGCATCTTCGCGCCGCGAAGAAAATCCTCGGCCAGCCGTAG
- a CDS encoding CoA transferase, whose translation MGPLAGFTILDLTSVLMGPYGTQVLADMGAEIIKVESPEGDIVRQIGPGRTPGMGGMFLNANRGKRSIVLDLKKPEGRDTLLRLAKRANALVYNVRPQAMARFGLHYETLAAINPALVYVGAFGYGQSGPYAAKPAYDDLIQGAATIPTLLAAAGDGTPRYVPVTIADRIVGLMMVNAIMGGLMHQQRTGVGQRIDVPMFESMTEFVLVDHLGGLTYDPPLDHGGYARLLSRYRKPYKTSDGYLCVLIYNDKHWRSFFEAIGRPEFLQQPRFANHAARTRHIDEIYEEIGHIFLTRTSAEWRELLERADIPVMPMHTLETILDDPHLNAVGFFKTVDHPVEGRIRQMRVPSTWSVTQPEPADPAPTLGQHGRDILHEAGFSADEIEELAQQKAVHLAPPP comes from the coding sequence ATGGGACCGCTCGCCGGCTTCACCATTCTCGACCTGACCTCCGTGCTGATGGGCCCCTACGGCACCCAGGTGCTGGCGGACATGGGCGCTGAAATCATCAAGGTCGAAAGCCCCGAGGGCGACATCGTTCGTCAGATCGGTCCCGGCCGAACGCCCGGCATGGGCGGGATGTTTCTCAACGCCAACCGCGGCAAGCGCAGCATCGTCCTCGACCTCAAGAAGCCGGAAGGACGCGACACGCTGTTGCGGCTGGCCAAGCGCGCCAACGCACTCGTCTATAATGTGCGCCCGCAGGCGATGGCCCGGTTCGGCCTCCATTACGAGACGCTGGCCGCGATTAATCCAGCCCTCGTCTATGTCGGTGCGTTCGGCTACGGCCAGTCCGGCCCCTATGCCGCAAAGCCTGCTTACGACGATCTGATCCAGGGCGCCGCCACCATCCCCACGCTGCTCGCAGCCGCCGGCGACGGAACGCCGCGCTACGTTCCCGTCACGATCGCCGACCGCATTGTCGGCCTGATGATGGTCAACGCCATCATGGGCGGGCTGATGCACCAGCAGCGCACAGGCGTCGGCCAGCGCATCGACGTGCCGATGTTTGAATCGATGACGGAGTTCGTGCTGGTCGACCATCTAGGCGGGCTCACCTATGACCCACCGCTCGACCACGGCGGCTATGCCCGCCTGCTCTCGCGCTATCGAAAACCCTACAAGACCAGCGACGGCTATCTCTGCGTCCTCATCTACAACGACAAGCACTGGCGCAGCTTCTTCGAGGCGATCGGACGGCCGGAATTCCTGCAGCAGCCGCGCTTTGCCAACCACGCTGCGCGCACCAGGCATATCGACGAGATTTACGAGGAGATCGGCCACATCTTCCTGACGCGCACGAGCGCGGAGTGGCGCGAGCTGCTGGAGCGCGCCGACATTCCGGTGATGCCGATGCATACGCTGGAGACCATTCTGGACGATCCGCATCTCAACGCGGTCGGGTTCTTCAAGACGGTGGATCACCCCGTGGAAGGCCGCATCCGCCAGATGCGCGTGCCGTCGACCTGGAGCGTGACCCAGCCCGAGCCGGCCGATCCCGCGCCAACGCTCGGCCAGCACGGCCGCGACATTTTGCATGAGGCCGGCTTTTCGGCGGACGAGATCGAAGAGCTCGCGCAACAAAAAGCAGTTCATTTGGCGCCGCCGCCTTAA